AGAGCTCCGCCCTTTCAGTCACATCTTTTTTCCTGAATGTGACCTAGCATTTTTTTCAACGTTTTATCTTGTGCTTCCAAAAATTCCTAATGCTATTGCGAAGGAGACATTTTAAGTTTTACATTGTCCGACAAGATTTTTGATGTTTGATTTTTGGATTTTCATTATTTTCATATCATCTCAATATTTGCTTCATCAATCTCGATCGATATGGACTTCATAATGAGATCAAATGAAACCACCAAACGACAATTTTTATCCTTTCTCACCACAAAACCTTCTACCCCTTTAAAGGGACCCGACTTCACTCGAACAGGCTCTCCAACTTTTAAATAGGGAAAGGGGTCGATTCGAATCTCCTCTTCAACAAATTTTTGAATCGCCAAAATCTCTGCCTCAGGAACTTGAACAGCAATCTCATCTCTATCTCCAACAAAACGAACAGCTCCTTTGGTATTTAAAATTTTATCGCGATTGATAAAAGGAAAGTGAACAAAAATGTAACTTCTAAATAGAGGTTCTTCAATGATGATTCTCCGATCCGACCATTGCTTTTTGATTTTGCGCAGAGGAAGAAAACATTCAATCCCCTTTTTTTGCAATTCTTGACTCAGAAATTTCTCATGACGGGACCGTGTATAAAGCGCATACCAAAAAGGGGTAAACCACATCGGGTCAAGATCCAAATCAGAAAAATTATAATCGAAAATCTCCTCGCGGGAAGATAAAACTCGAGATGAAGGGACTTCTAATACCGACCCATTAGGCAACTCTTGAAAACGTTCTTGAATCAGAGAATCCATCTGACTCCAAACTAATTTGATTTAACCCAGAATTTGCAATAGGCCGCGGAATTCGACGCAAGATCTTGGCCACCTTGGCCTTCAGAAAGCCTCGACAGACATCTGTCAATGTATGCCTACGTTTCCCCCTTCGGGGACCTTGTCTTCAGGCCAATCTGGCTCAAGCTCTTGCTCTTGAGTTCTCGCGTCTATTGCAAAATCTGGGTTTAGTTAAAAGCGCACCATCCAAATCAAAATCGGGACCATTTCCAAAGAGTATCAGAGTATTCTTGGTAGAATGATATGTCCAGCTTATTACTAAAAATAATCCAACGGAGTGTAACAAAAAATGAATCTCCCTTTCAAATGATTTCGAATTTTTTTATAACTAAAGATACGAAAGGGCCTCGCAAGGATCTAAACGGGACGCCTTGGAGGCTGGATAAAGGCCAAAGATCAGTCCCATCCAAAGGGTAAAATGAAGGGCTGCCCCCACGGTATTCCAAGAAAATACGGCCTCCCACCTCTCAGTCCCTGGAAGCCACACATTCAAAGACCATGCCACAGAATCTCCCACCCAAATCCCTAACAAAATTCCAATTCCGGCCCCCATAAAAGTCAAAAAGAGTGACTCAAATATAAATTGAAACAAAATATCCCACGATGTTGCGCCCACAGCCTTGCGAAGACCAATTTCTTTCACCCGCTCTGCAACTGAAACTAAAAGAACATTCATCATCCCAATTCCCCCAATCAAAAGACTCACAAAAGCAATGGCCCCGAGCGCCCATTGAAAAGCTCGCGTCATTCGACTTTTCTGTGAAAGAAGGGCCTCCTGATTCCAAATCTCGATATCTTGACGATTTAAAAGACGTCGCGTTTGATCCATCACTTGTTGCGTTAAATCGGACTCCTGGGCCCGAATCCATATCCCTTGAATTTCCCGAAAATGCCCTTGAATCTCCTGTAAAGAAGAAAGAGGCATTAAAATCTGATGATCAAAATCGACCCCGACCGTTCTGCCCTTTTTCTCCAAGACCCCAACAATTTGAAAACTTCCTTCCCAGATATGAAGAATTTGCCTTAACGGGTTCTGAGAGTGAAAAAGTTCTCTTGCCAAATCTGAACCGATAACGACTACTCTCTTCTGATTTTCCAAATCTTGATCCGCCAAAAATCGGCCCGATGCCATTTTTAATTCCCGCACTATTTGATAAGAGGATGTCACCCCTTCCACGGTCATGGCCCGATCCACATTCTCGATTCTCATCAATAAAGCCGAACTTAAAGTTGGGGCATAAGCTGAAATCCCTTTCAATTGAGACAGGCGTTCACCCTCGGCTTCAGTCAAGGGCAAATAGTCTAAATGTCCTCCCTCTTGCAAAGTGGGACGAGCCGATACATAAATCAAATTGGCCCCCATGGACTCAACCGTTTTCATGATTTTACGCCGTGTTCCCTCCCCAATCGCCAAGGTCACCAAAAGAGCCAATATTCCAAAAACAATTCCAATAATGCTTAAAATCGACCTCAATTTATGAGACAAAAGCATTTGGCAAGAAACTTTGAAATTGTCCCTAAACATCATAAAAAATGTCATGATACGGATTCCCCTGAATCATTTTATCCACCTATTTTTCCATTCTTCCATCTCTTAAATAGATCTTCCGCTCGGCCTCATGGGCAATGGAAGCATCGTGTGTCACCAGGACAAGCGTTACGCCCTTTTGATGAAAGGTCTTTAACACTTCCAAAATCTCTTTTCCCGTCTGGCTGTCCAAATTTCCAGTGGGTTCATCCGCTAAGATCAGGGAAGGAGAACTGACCAAGGCCCGCGCAATCGCAACTCTCTGGCACTCTCCTCCTGATAATTGTCTTGGAAAATGATCCTGTCGATCAAGAAGGTTCACTTTCTCCAGAGCCTCCAACGCTCTTGCCCTTCTTGTTTTGAACCCTACATGCTGATAAATCAAGGGGAGCTCAACATTTTCTAAAGCTGAAAGAGTCGGCAACAAATGAAAGGATTGAAAAACAAAACCTATTTTCTGACTCCGAAGAGAGGCCAACTTTTTCTCTCCTAATGAAGAAATATTTTCACCTCTAAAAACAACCGCTCCTTCACTCGGACGGGCCAGAAATCCTAAAATATGAAGAAGCGTACTTTTTCCAGATCCACTCGGCCCTAAAACAGAAATAAATTCTCCATCATAAACCTCAAGGGTAATACTTTTAAGCGCTTCCACCTTTTTCTGAGCTAGAAAAAAGGTTTTGGAAACCGCTTTTAAAGAAACCAGAACTGAACGAGGAGGTTTTTTTGAAATAGGCTTCGACAGGGTAGAAAATTCTTTTAGAATGGCTGTTTGCATACAATTATAATACCCCTTTTAATTCCCCTTTGAACTAAAAGGGAAGATTCTTTTCTTATAATACTTAATCTAATGAACTCCTTAATTTTGATTTTTGACTTTTGATATTTGATTTTCTTCACTAGGGAGCACCACTTCTTCCCCCTCTTTCAGCCCCTCAACAATCTCAATCTGTACATCATCGCTCATTCCAGTTTTAATGGGTCTAAACTCTTTTTTGCTATTCTTCAGGGTCCAAACGCCTGTCTCCTCGGCCTTACGAACCACAAACTGAATAGGTAAGGTCAGAACGTGAATTCGCTCATCCCTTAAAATTTCATAATCAGCTCCAACCCCTAGACGAACCGGGCCTTCTATTTGTTTCTCCAGAGAAAGTTGAACTGAGAATTTACGTGTATTGGCAAAGCTTTTTGCAACCAGAGAAACCTCCGTCACTTTGGCCTCCCGTCTTTCGCTCTCTCCTAAAAGCTTGACCCAGGCCGTGTCTCCCTTTTTAATTTTATGAACATCCCCCTCATAAACCTCGCTCTGAACAACCCAAGGGTCCTCAGTATTGACCAAATTGACAATTCCATCCCCCAGAGAAAGCGTATCCCCTTCCTTTTTCAAAATATCCACCACCCAAGCATCAAAAGAGGCCTTCACTTCATGTCCCTTCCATTGCTCCTTAAGATGCTTCCATTCCGATCTCATTTTATAAAGCTCGGCCTTTTTTAAGGCAATCTCTTGAGGTGAGGGCCCCTTGGAAAACGTCTCATACCTTTTAACCGCTAAAGTAGCCTCTCGCTCGGCCGTCTCAAATTTATTTTCAAACTCATCTAAACTTTTTTTAGAAATAAACCCTTTTTCATAAAGCTCTTTCTCATCGTGAAATTCCTTTTTTGTTTCCTCGGATGACCGCTCGGCTTTTTCTAAAGCCTCTTTGGCTTCGAATAAAGAAGTATTTTCTGAAGGGGATTGAACACGTTTTAACTCCGCTTTAGCTTGTTCAATCTTTGCCTTCAGAAGCCTCATATCCTGGCTAAAACCCTCATTTTTAATTTTAAAAAGGAGTACATCTTTATGAAGCGTTTGTCCTTTTTCACAATAGACCTTTTCTAAAATGCCGGGGAAACTGGCCTTTAACGAAATCACATCCTTTGCATCCAAAATACCGACCCCACGAACCACTTGACGAATATCTCCATAGATGACTTGTCCCTTGATTAAATCTGAGACCGGTTCATGAAAAGATTGAGAAATCCAAAATCCCGAAATGCCAAGAACACCAATGGGAAGAATCCACCACATGACTTTAACGGGTCTCATTGTCATTAGGAAAACCACATCACTTATTTTTAATCCAATTAGAAATGGAAGACTTTAGCTCGTTAGATTTGAGAGGAAATCATACAAATCAACCAGTCATCATAAACGCCTGGAAGTTTTCTCTGAATAAAGAAAGGGTTCTTCCTCCATCCCCCTCAGTGCTTGAGAGAGGGCGAGGTTACTCCACAAATTATTATTTTCCATTTCTGTCTTACTCTCCAAATACTCGACAAAGTCAAGTATTTCAGCTTGAAGAGGTTCGGGTAAGTGTCGAACATGTTCTGTAATCTTCTCGCTAACAGTCATAAGCGTCCCCTTCCACAGCAATTCCAACGATCTTTCGAGATCATCGTGTGCGATGAAAGTTCTCTCCATCATGCTTTTTCTGTAGTCGCCCGATTTATCCCCCCACCCCATATGGATGACTGGCCTTTCCTGATGAGATTTGGTTTACTCATTATGAAGGGTTCAACCAAAAAACAGCAGCTAAAAAAAGAAAGGAACAGTCACCCATCCATTCTAATCCAGTTGTTATCTTTAGCACGTTCGTAAGCTTATGACTCGTGCATTGATCGCTAAACAATCCCGCCACCTTCGATAGATTGGGTGGGGGGATAAATCGGACAATTCATGCAACAGCCCCATAAATGGGGCGACTACAAAATGAGCCTCACTCCCATATCAAAGGCTATCATAAAAACAGATTCATTTCAATTCCCTGAATGATATTGCTACTCAGGTATTGGGAGTCGCTCAAAGAAATGAGTTTCCCAGATTTTTCTGGGAAACTCATTGGAGCTTTTCAAAAACACTCAACTAAAGTGAGCAAGGTCTATTCCTCTAACTCAACAATATAGGCCGCCCCATTTGGGATATCATTTGGGTAGGTAGAAGCACCAATGATTGCCCTTGTGCCCCTTATCTCGACTGCTTCTCCAAAATATCCCTCATCAGAACCTCCGTCATAAGTATTTTCCTCTACCCACTGACCCTCTACCAAACGATAGAGGTAAACCAATTGGGAATTAGAATTAGGGACTCCCACAAGCATCCTATTTCCACTCATCGAAATGCTTTGTCCAAAGGATCCATCTTCTGACAACTCCTGAACAAGGCTCCATGCAGTCTCATCCCAATTATAAATATAGACTTTACCCTCAGAAAACTCTCCTATAGCAATGACGTTACCAGAAATTCCAGTGGCATATCCACAGTTTGTGAAAGTCTTTTGAGTCTCTGGATAAACCGAAGCTGTTTGCAACCATCGCGTCGCGGTCCTCGTAAAAATGTATGCACCTCCATAGTAGTTATTTATAAAAGGATTTCCTACAACCATCTTTTTCCCACTAAAGCAAACGTTATACCTTCCCAAACGATCACTATTGTCTGAATCATCATCTTTTGCCTTGATTTTTTGATAAGAAACCCAACTTCCATTTTTAGAGCGTTTGTACGCATAAATGGAGCCTTCATTGGTATCATAGTTGGCACTGACCATGGCCTGATCTCCATCCAAGAAAAGAGGCGCTCCATACTCTTGGTAATTGGATTGCCCCGTAACCAGTTTTTGAACATTTTTCCACTCCCCTTCCGAAATTCGTTCATAGACATAAACGGCACCTTCGTTGTAAGCCGTTGGATCCCCTTCATAGGAAATATCCTCAGCATAAGCTCCTACAAATAGGGTCGATCCGCTGACTGAGACGGAAGACCCAAAATACTGATATTGTTGCTTAACTTCAGGAGGAACCAGCTTTGTGACAAGCATCCAAGACCCATCAGCCTGTTTTTCGTAAACGTAAGCAGCTCCAACACTTAAAAGTCCATCTTGAATATCATAAGGTGCCCCCACAACTGCATAATTCTTATCAATAGAGACTGTTGCTCCAAAGCTATTATTATAATCCACGTCCTGTGCTTGTAGCTTATAGGCTGGATATTCTGACGCCTCGGCATATACCTCTATCGTTAAAGCTAAAAAAAAAGCCATCATAATCTTTCCCATCCATTTGTTTATTTTCATAAATATCCCCTTTCTTAATGGTAAAGACACCTAAAAGATGAAGAAAGTAAAAAAATCGTTTCAATGTCCAGACTTTGACACTTGAAAAAAATAATGTCTTCATAATCAAGAAATTACAGAAACAGACTGTTTTTGTGCCAGCAGGTTTTTCATAACTTCTGTTAGTTTTAGCACCTTGGGAGGGATTTTAATGCGATCCCACACCCACCCCTTTTGCCAAACGAGCCTTGGCCTTCCACACCTCTAATCTCAGGGCGAGAAGACGAAGCTCTGATCTTTTTAAATTTAACTGAGCCTCTTCCCATTCATAAGGGGAAAGCCGGTCCTTTTTAAATTCTGCTTCAGCTTTTCCAACTTCCTCTTGAATAAAATTCTTTTCCTGCATCCCCGATTCTAAGTTAACTTTGGCATTCATCCATTCGTCATACGCCTCTTCAACTTCCTCACTCACTCTTCTCTTCGCCTCCTTCCATTGAAATTGCGCTTTCCTTTCAGCCATTTCGGCAAGAGAAATCTGTAATTTGATCTCCCCCCCATCATACAAAGGATAACGCGCAATCACTCCGGTGCGAAATTGAAACGAATCCCCCTCCCTTTCTAAATCATCCAAGGCAAAGGCATTTCCCGCAAAAAGATCGAGTCGAGGCCAACGCCCGAGTTTGGCGACCTTAACCGCCTTTCGACTTAAGTCCCATTGAATCTCGGCCTCTCGAATTTCAACCCGATGAAGAAGAGCTTTATCGATCAAGACCTCCTTCGAAAGAGGATTTTGTTCCTCTTCTCCAAGGGGATTATCAATCCCTTCCATATCCGAAAGGTCAGAACGCTCTTTTAATTTCTGGAGCAGCTTCTGATATTCTCTTTTTAATTTTTCTAGCAAATTTTTATGATCAAAAAATTGAACTTGAGTTTTGAGAAAATCAGCCCGCCTTAACCTTTCTTGCCTCAATTCGACCTGAGCCTTTTCCCGCGTCTTTTCAATTAATTGAAACTCCTCCAACTGAAGGTTAAGCTCCGCCTCTTTTTGCAGGGCCTCACAAATTAGAACCTTCATCTGATAAGCCAGCTCAAGCTCACGACTCTGTCGATGGAGCCTCGAAATTTCAACCTGGGCCTTGGCCTGCTCAATGCGATAAGTCACCCATCCATTCTGAAAAAAATTCCAATCCAAAATGAGATTGGACCCCGCATTGCGATCCAATTCAAAACTTCCCAGAGAAAAAAGGTCAACCCCTAAATTTCCCTGTAGGGAGAGCTTGGGCCAATAGGCCGTTTTTGCCACCTTCAATTCCTCTTGGGCCCTTTCAATATCCTCATCCATTAATTTTAAGTCTTGAGAAACCTTAATAGATCGATCCACCAATTCATCCATTCCATAAAATTTTGCATGGGCCGAATAAGTTAAAACAGAAAGAAAAGCAAGCACGGCAAAACTTGAGGAAAGAAAAACTTTAGAAAATTTCACTTCAAAATCCTCATCATTAAGAAAGTGGATAACCTGAAGTTTTGAGTCTATCAAAAACAGAACCCATGCACATTATATAAAAAGATTGAGAATAGATTTAATGGATAATTGACAATTGAAAATGGATAATTTTTGAATTGATTTTACCTTTATTATCAATTGTCAATTTTTTTCTCAATTGTCTATTGTCAATTTTTAATGAAATCATGCTAGAATAAAAACTATGATCCTTCTTACAGGCTCAACAGGATTTTTAGGACAAAACCTTTTACCTCACCTTAAAGAAAAGGGTTATGCTGTCCGATGCCTCATTCGCCAAAACTCCTCGACCGAATGCCTCAAAAATTTTTGCGAAGACAAAGTCATTGGCGATATTTTGGATGAATCCTCGCTCAAATATTCTATGCGAGGAATTGACACCGTCATTCACTTGGCAGGAATCCGAATGGAAATAGGAAATGTCAACTTCGAATCCATCTTCTATTTGGGCACACGTCATATCGTCGATGTTGCAAAAGCAGCCGGCGTCAAGCGATTCATTTTCTTAAGCACCTTTGGCGCTCGACCCAAGGCGAAAAGCCGATTCCATCATTATAAATGGCTTGCTGAGGAATACCTCAAACACAGCGGTCTTAAATACACCGTATTGCGCCCTACGATCATTTATGGTCCTCACGACCATTTTGTAACAAAATGGATGAGAAAACTGAAAAACCTGCCCATCGTCCCCATCCTCGGACGAGGGAAAAATCTGATTCAACCGATTGGTGTTGAAGATGTTATTCAGTGTATTCTCAAAAGCTTAACAGACCCTACAAAAGAAGGAATCACTTATGAATTGGCAGGACCCGATCGCCTGAGCTTTAGAGAAATTGTGCGCCAGATTGGAATTTTTATCGGTCACAAACGAAAACTTTTCCACTGGCCGCTTTCTCTGGTGAAATTTTTTGCTCATCTGAGCGAATTCCTTCTTCCCCATCCCCCCTTCACACGAGACGAGCTTTGGCGCTGGATGGAAGACCGCACCTCGGATCATCACAAAATTGAAAAGGAATTCCAAATCAAACTAACCCCTTTTAAAGAGGGATTAAAGCAGTATTTTGGACCAAAATTATAGAAAATGATCTAAATGGCATGATTTATTATATATTTAACTCATTTTATTAAAGATACTTATAAAAATAATGATGATTCTGTTGACCATACTCCACAAATGGCGTACAAATATGGAGTAAGGTCTATAAGCACAATGTAAAACTTAAAACGTCTTCCTTGCAATAGCATTAGAAATTTTGGATTTTAAGTTGTCATTTTACATTTTGACTTTTGAATTTTAAATTATTATTTCACTCATGATATTCCCCAAACACATCTTTAAGCATCCGAATCATTTCACCCAATGTGGCACGAGCCTCAATCGCCTCCATAAAAATGGGAATCAGATTTTCTTTGGACTGGGCCCCCCGGCGAATCTGATCCAGCGCTTTCTGAACGACCTGAGCGGATCTCGATTTTTTCAATTGACGCAAACGGGCCTTTTGAATTTTTTCCACAGAGGGATCAACCTTTAAAATACTCATTTTGGAGGCCTTTCCCTCTTTGAAACGATTGACCCCTACAATCACCCGCTCTTCTTTTTCAACTTGTTTTTGATATTGAAAAGAACTCTCCGCAATTTCTTTTTGAAACCAACCTTGACGAATCCCCTCTTCCACGCCTCCCAGTTCTTTGATGTCATCCAAAATGCATTTTACTTTTTCTTCAATTTTGTTGGTCAAAGATTCCAGATAATACGATCCGCCCAAAGGATCAGTCACCCAAGGAATATTGCTCTCATGGGCAATGATCTGTTGCGTTCGAAGCGCAATTTTTACAGCCTTTTGGGTTGGAAGGGCCAAGGCTTCATCCATAGAATTCGTATGAAGCGACTGGGTTCCTCCAAGAACCGCCGCTAGGGCTTGAAGGGTGGTTCGCATCATATTATTCTCGGGCTGAACGGATGTGAGGCTGCATCCTGCCGTCTGAACATGAAGTCTCATGAGCAATGTTTTTTCATTTTTGGCCCCGAATTCCTCTTTTAAAATTTTGGCCCACATCCGCCGCGCCGCTCTGAATTTCGCAATCTCTTCAAAAAAATCATTATGAGAATTTAAGAAAAAACTCAACCGATGCGCAAATTGATCGACCTTTAAACCCCGCTCAAGTCCTAACTCCACATATCGTTTAGCATCGGCAAGCGTAAAAGCCAATTCTTGAACAGCCGTTGCCCCCGCCTCTCGAATATGGTATCCACTGATCGAAATCGGGTACCAACGAGGCACCTCTTTTACAGCAAACTCGATCATGTCCCCAATCAATCGAAGCGCTGGTTTGACCGGGAAAATATAAGTATTTTGAGCCATATATTCTTTTAAAATATCGTTTTGAATCGTCCCCCGTAACCTGCGCCAAGAAACCCCCTTTTTTCGAGTCACACAAAGAAACATCGCCCAAATAATGGAGGCGGGGGCATTCACCGTCATCGAAGTCGAGATTTGATCAAGGCTAATTCCCTTAAAAAGCTCTTCCATATCCTCAATGGAGTCAATCGCAACCCCATCTTTTCCAACTTCACCATGGGATTGGGGGTCATCAGAATCCAATCCCAAAAGGGTCGGTAAATCAAACGCAATGGAAAGCCCTGTTTGCCCACTCTTTAAAAGGTATTTCAATCTTTGATTGGAGTCCTTGGAAGAACCAAATCCAGAAAACTGGCGCATGGTCCAGAATTGAGTACGATATCCAGATGAAGAGATGCCACGGGTGTAAGGATATTCTCCCGGAAACTCCTGAGGCGAAGGAGGTTCACCAGGATCATAAAAAAGCTTCAGAGGAATCCCCGAATAACTTGTGATTTTCCCTTCATTTTCCATTTCCATGAAAGACCTCTTCTAAAATTCTTTGTGCCCCTTCATAAGGATTTTGAAATTTTCGCGAGGGATGTTCCACTTGATTCAATCGATCCCAGACCATTGAAAGGGCCCAAAGTTTCATTTCTAAATTTTGATGTTCTTGACGCTTTCTTTCCCAAACCCCGTTCACCCTTAAAAAATGATGATGCTTTTCAATGGCCTCAAAAAGAGGCTCAACTCCTTCGCCCTTTAAAGATTCAGTCATGAGAACGGGTCTTTTCCATTTTTCAGAGTCCTGATGACTTTTAAGCTCCTCGATCAAAGCAGTCTCTAATGC
This is a stretch of genomic DNA from Chlamydiota bacterium. It encodes these proteins:
- a CDS encoding UpxY family transcription antiterminator — translated: MDSLIQERFQELPNGSVLEVPSSRVLSSREEIFDYNFSDLDLDPMWFTPFWYALYTRSRHEKFLSQELQKKGIECFLPLRKIKKQWSDRRIIIEEPLFRSYIFVHFPFINRDKILNTKGAVRFVGDRDEIAVQVPEAEILAIQKFVEEEIRIDPFPYLKVGEPVRVKSGPFKGVEGFVVRKDKNCRLVVSFDLIMKSISIEIDEANIEMI
- a CDS encoding ABC transporter permease, producing the protein MTFFMMFRDNFKVSCQMLLSHKLRSILSIIGIVFGILALLVTLAIGEGTRRKIMKTVESMGANLIYVSARPTLQEGGHLDYLPLTEAEGERLSQLKGISAYAPTLSSALLMRIENVDRAMTVEGVTSSYQIVRELKMASGRFLADQDLENQKRVVVIGSDLARELFHSQNPLRQILHIWEGSFQIVGVLEKKGRTVGVDFDHQILMPLSSLQEIQGHFREIQGIWIRAQESDLTQQVMDQTRRLLNRQDIEIWNQEALLSQKSRMTRAFQWALGAIAFVSLLIGGIGMMNVLLVSVAERVKEIGLRKAVGATSWDILFQFIFESLFLTFMGAGIGILLGIWVGDSVAWSLNVWLPGTERWEAVFSWNTVGAALHFTLWMGLIFGLYPASKASRLDPCEALSYL
- a CDS encoding ABC transporter ATP-binding protein; protein product: MQTAILKEFSTLSKPISKKPPRSVLVSLKAVSKTFFLAQKKVEALKSITLEVYDGEFISVLGPSGSGKSTLLHILGFLARPSEGAVVFRGENISSLGEKKLASLRSQKIGFVFQSFHLLPTLSALENVELPLIYQHVGFKTRRARALEALEKVNLLDRQDHFPRQLSGGECQRVAIARALVSSPSLILADEPTGNLDSQTGKEILEVLKTFHQKGVTLVLVTHDASIAHEAERKIYLRDGRMEK
- a CDS encoding HlyD family efflux transporter periplasmic adaptor subunit, which gives rise to MWWILPIGVLGISGFWISQSFHEPVSDLIKGQVIYGDIRQVVRGVGILDAKDVISLKASFPGILEKVYCEKGQTLHKDVLLFKIKNEGFSQDMRLLKAKIEQAKAELKRVQSPSENTSLFEAKEALEKAERSSEETKKEFHDEKELYEKGFISKKSLDEFENKFETAEREATLAVKRYETFSKGPSPQEIALKKAELYKMRSEWKHLKEQWKGHEVKASFDAWVVDILKKEGDTLSLGDGIVNLVNTEDPWVVQSEVYEGDVHKIKKGDTAWVKLLGESERREAKVTEVSLVAKSFANTRKFSVQLSLEKQIEGPVRLGVGADYEILRDERIHVLTLPIQFVVRKAEETGVWTLKNSKKEFRPIKTGMSDDVQIEIVEGLKEGEEVVLPSEENQISKVKNQN
- a CDS encoding DUF2281 domain-containing protein, whose product is MTVSEKITEHVRHLPEPLQAEILDFVEYLESKTEMENNNLWSNLALSQALRGMEEEPFLYSEKTSRRL
- a CDS encoding FG-GAP repeat protein; amino-acid sequence: MKINKWMGKIMMAFFLALTIEVYAEASEYPAYKLQAQDVDYNNSFGATVSIDKNYAVVGAPYDIQDGLLSVGAAYVYEKQADGSWMLVTKLVPPEVKQQYQYFGSSVSVSGSTLFVGAYAEDISYEGDPTAYNEGAVYVYERISEGEWKNVQKLVTGQSNYQEYGAPLFLDGDQAMVSANYDTNEGSIYAYKRSKNGSWVSYQKIKAKDDDSDNSDRLGRYNVCFSGKKMVVGNPFINNYYGGAYIFTRTATRWLQTASVYPETQKTFTNCGYATGISGNVIAIGEFSEGKVYIYNWDETAWSLVQELSEDGSFGQSISMSGNRMLVGVPNSNSQLVYLYRLVEGQWVEENTYDGGSDEGYFGEAVEIRGTRAIIGASTYPNDIPNGAAYIVELEE
- a CDS encoding TolC family protein, with product MKFSKVFLSSSFAVLAFLSVLTYSAHAKFYGMDELVDRSIKVSQDLKLMDEDIERAQEELKVAKTAYWPKLSLQGNLGVDLFSLGSFELDRNAGSNLILDWNFFQNGWVTYRIEQAKAQVEISRLHRQSRELELAYQMKVLICEALQKEAELNLQLEEFQLIEKTREKAQVELRQERLRRADFLKTQVQFFDHKNLLEKLKREYQKLLQKLKERSDLSDMEGIDNPLGEEEQNPLSKEVLIDKALLHRVEIREAEIQWDLSRKAVKVAKLGRWPRLDLFAGNAFALDDLEREGDSFQFRTGVIARYPLYDGGEIKLQISLAEMAERKAQFQWKEAKRRVSEEVEEAYDEWMNAKVNLESGMQEKNFIQEEVGKAEAEFKKDRLSPYEWEEAQLNLKRSELRLLALRLEVWKAKARLAKGVGVGSH
- a CDS encoding complex I NDUFA9 subunit family protein, with product MILLTGSTGFLGQNLLPHLKEKGYAVRCLIRQNSSTECLKNFCEDKVIGDILDESSLKYSMRGIDTVIHLAGIRMEIGNVNFESIFYLGTRHIVDVAKAAGVKRFIFLSTFGARPKAKSRFHHYKWLAEEYLKHSGLKYTVLRPTIIYGPHDHFVTKWMRKLKNLPIVPILGRGKNLIQPIGVEDVIQCILKSLTDPTKEGITYELAGPDRLSFREIVRQIGIFIGHKRKLFHWPLSLVKFFAHLSEFLLPHPPFTRDELWRWMEDRTSDHHKIEKEFQIKLTPFKEGLKQYFGPKL
- a CDS encoding methylmalonyl-CoA mutase; translation: MEMENEGKITSYSGIPLKLFYDPGEPPSPQEFPGEYPYTRGISSSGYRTQFWTMRQFSGFGSSKDSNQRLKYLLKSGQTGLSIAFDLPTLLGLDSDDPQSHGEVGKDGVAIDSIEDMEELFKGISLDQISTSMTVNAPASIIWAMFLCVTRKKGVSWRRLRGTIQNDILKEYMAQNTYIFPVKPALRLIGDMIEFAVKEVPRWYPISISGYHIREAGATAVQELAFTLADAKRYVELGLERGLKVDQFAHRLSFFLNSHNDFFEEIAKFRAARRMWAKILKEEFGAKNEKTLLMRLHVQTAGCSLTSVQPENNMMRTTLQALAAVLGGTQSLHTNSMDEALALPTQKAVKIALRTQQIIAHESNIPWVTDPLGGSYYLESLTNKIEEKVKCILDDIKELGGVEEGIRQGWFQKEIAESSFQYQKQVEKEERVIVGVNRFKEGKASKMSILKVDPSVEKIQKARLRQLKKSRSAQVVQKALDQIRRGAQSKENLIPIFMEAIEARATLGEMIRMLKDVFGEYHE